From Nicotiana tabacum cultivar K326 chromosome 22, ASM71507v2, whole genome shotgun sequence, one genomic window encodes:
- the LOC142176158 gene encoding uncharacterized protein LOC142176158, translating to MPDSTTPAQTTPVFTPTKGATISPTDILVPPTASASDPSVFDGDLRGAIQMLAQIMAFEAQRLNIEPTSSTQQGDSTSFRVNKFLQLDPPVFTDDGTLSYQGRLCVPDVDSLRERIMIEAHHSMYSVHLGSIKISHDLKEVYCWNYMKRNVADFVAKCSNCKQVKAKHQRLGGLAQNIEIPMWK from the exons ATGCCTGATTCTACTACTCCTGCTCAGACTACACCAGTTTTTACACCTACTAAGGGTGCAACGATTTCTCCAACTGATATTCTAGTTCCACCTACAGCATCAGCTTCTGATCCCAGTGTTTTTGATGGGgaccttaggggagccatacagatgttggctcaaataatggCTTTCGAGGCCCAGAGATTGAATATTGAACCTACTTCTTCCACCCAgcaaggggattctactagtttcAGGGtaaacaagtttcttcagttagatcctccagtgttcacag ATGATGGTACATTAAGTtaccaagggcgattatgtgttccAGACGTAGAtagtctccgggaaagaatcatgatcgaGGCTCATCATTCCATGTATTCTGTGCACCTAGGTTCCATAAAGATAtctcatgatcttaaggaagtctactgcTGGAAttatatgaagaggaatgtagcagactttgtggcaaaatgttcaaATTGTAAGCAAGTGAAGGCCAAACACCAAAGGcttggtgggttggcacagaacatagaaatccCAATGTGGAAGTAG